GATAAAAATTCTATTTGCTGTTCGCCATTTTCCTCAATTTTCCCCTCTACGCGCAGTTGAGCAACCACTTCCACTGACTCAGCAGTGCTACCACCAATGTTGGTGACGCTAAAGGGGACGTAATATTGTCCTTGTGCAGAGCGAATTTCTTTTTGTTCGATCGCTACTGACAAAACTGGTGGTTCGTTTTCGCCAGTTATCCAACGATACACTACTAAAGAGGCGATCGCACCAACAATCACTAAGGCTATAGTAAATGTTACCCATTCGGCGGGCGATCGCTGTGGTTGTTCTTT
The DNA window shown above is from Oscillatoria salina IIICB1 and carries:
- a CDS encoding TIGR02588 family protein, which gives rise to MATPMCSESGSLTPIEGDSPALGDEKPPIFGDKNEEKEQPQRSPAEWVTFTIALVIVGAIASLVVYRWITGENEPPVLSVAIEQKEIRSAQGQYYVPFSVTNIGGSTAESVEVVAQLRVEGKIEENGEQQIEFLS